A genomic region of Glycine max cultivar Williams 82 chromosome 15, Glycine_max_v4.0, whole genome shotgun sequence contains the following coding sequences:
- the LOC102665195 gene encoding probable pectinesterase 56 isoform X1, protein MDSTTAVLLIFVSVLVCCHSTVIVSKDGSGNYTTVSEAIMKAPDMSDKPYTIHVRAGTYEEYVTIPAKKTNIKLVGDGPHLTKLVGYQNGSTIGRVLISDVRGDGFMAEKMGFENWAGLKASAAVAVRNEAKKSVFFECSIQGVQDTLWAVSGSQFYKNCDIYGTVDFIYGNAAAVFQDCMLYARYSEYVTFTAQSREDPKEKTGFSFQRCKFTMSPQDSARKSKVLRATLGRPLRAYSTVAIFHSYIDSMVDPKGWEPMAHQPTDKVTYIEFHNFGPGSKTDHRVDWPGVKVLSRPTPSAHYFTASYLLDADSWIPSTGVPFDNLL, encoded by the exons ATGGACTCAACAACTGCAGTGTTGCTGATATTTGTTTCAGTTCTAGTGTGCTGCCACAGTACTGTTATCGTATCCAAGGATGGGAGTGGAAATTATACAACGGTGAGTGAAGCCATTATGAAAGCTCCGGACATGAGTGATAAGCCTTACACCATTCACGTTCGAGCCGGTACTTATGAAGAGTACGTAACCATTCCTGCTAAAAAGACTAATATTAAGCTCGTTGGAGATGGACCTCACCTCACCAAATTAGTTGGCTACCAAAATGGTTCCACCATAG gtaGGGTGTTGATTTCAGACGTACGAGGAGATGGGTTCATGGCAGAAAAGATGGGATTTGAGAACTGGGCAGGGCTGAAGGCAAGCGCGGCGGTGGcggttaggaatgaggcaaagAAGAGTGTATTCTTCGAATGCTCAATCCAAGGAGTCCAAGACACACTTTGGGCGGTTTCGGGGAGTCAGTTCTACAAAAACTGCGACATCTACGGCACGGTGGACTTCATATACGGCAACGCAGCGGCAGTGTTCCAGGACTGCATGCTGTACGCGCGATACAGCGAGTACGTGACCTTCACCGCACAGTCGCGAGAGGATCCAAAGGAGAAGACTGGCTTCAGTTTCCAAAGATGCAAATTCACAATGTCCCCACAGGACTCGGCTAGAAAATCGAAGGTGCTTCGTGCAACGCTGGGGCGTCCTTTGAGAGCCTATTCCACAGTGGCCATTTTCCACTCTTACATCGACTCCATGGTCGATCCTAAAGGTTGGGAGCCCATGGCCCACCAGCCCACTGACAAAGTCACTTACATCGAGTTTCATAATTTTGGGCCGGGCTCCAAAACTGACCATAGGGTTGACTGGCCTGGTGTTAAGGTCCTTTCCCGCCCTACCCCATCCGCCCATTATTTCACTGCTTCCTATCTCTTGGATGCTGACTCTTGGATTCCCTCCACTGGCGTTCCCTTCGACAATCTACTCTAG
- the LOC102665195 gene encoding probable pectinesterase 56 isoform X2 — MDSTTAVLLIFVSVLVCCHSTVIVSKDGSGNYTTVSEAIMKAPDMSDKPYTIHVRAGTYEEYVTIPAKKTNIKLVGDGPHLTKLVGYQNGSTIDVRGDGFMAEKMGFENWAGLKASAAVAVRNEAKKSVFFECSIQGVQDTLWAVSGSQFYKNCDIYGTVDFIYGNAAAVFQDCMLYARYSEYVTFTAQSREDPKEKTGFSFQRCKFTMSPQDSARKSKVLRATLGRPLRAYSTVAIFHSYIDSMVDPKGWEPMAHQPTDKVTYIEFHNFGPGSKTDHRVDWPGVKVLSRPTPSAHYFTASYLLDADSWIPSTGVPFDNLL, encoded by the exons ATGGACTCAACAACTGCAGTGTTGCTGATATTTGTTTCAGTTCTAGTGTGCTGCCACAGTACTGTTATCGTATCCAAGGATGGGAGTGGAAATTATACAACGGTGAGTGAAGCCATTATGAAAGCTCCGGACATGAGTGATAAGCCTTACACCATTCACGTTCGAGCCGGTACTTATGAAGAGTACGTAACCATTCCTGCTAAAAAGACTAATATTAAGCTCGTTGGAGATGGACCTCACCTCACCAAATTAGTTGGCTACCAAAATGGTTCCACCATAG ACGTACGAGGAGATGGGTTCATGGCAGAAAAGATGGGATTTGAGAACTGGGCAGGGCTGAAGGCAAGCGCGGCGGTGGcggttaggaatgaggcaaagAAGAGTGTATTCTTCGAATGCTCAATCCAAGGAGTCCAAGACACACTTTGGGCGGTTTCGGGGAGTCAGTTCTACAAAAACTGCGACATCTACGGCACGGTGGACTTCATATACGGCAACGCAGCGGCAGTGTTCCAGGACTGCATGCTGTACGCGCGATACAGCGAGTACGTGACCTTCACCGCACAGTCGCGAGAGGATCCAAAGGAGAAGACTGGCTTCAGTTTCCAAAGATGCAAATTCACAATGTCCCCACAGGACTCGGCTAGAAAATCGAAGGTGCTTCGTGCAACGCTGGGGCGTCCTTTGAGAGCCTATTCCACAGTGGCCATTTTCCACTCTTACATCGACTCCATGGTCGATCCTAAAGGTTGGGAGCCCATGGCCCACCAGCCCACTGACAAAGTCACTTACATCGAGTTTCATAATTTTGGGCCGGGCTCCAAAACTGACCATAGGGTTGACTGGCCTGGTGTTAAGGTCCTTTCCCGCCCTACCCCATCCGCCCATTATTTCACTGCTTCCTATCTCTTGGATGCTGACTCTTGGATTCCCTCCACTGGCGTTCCCTTCGACAATCTACTCTAG